In Rutidosis leptorrhynchoides isolate AG116_Rl617_1_P2 chromosome 2, CSIRO_AGI_Rlap_v1, whole genome shotgun sequence, one genomic interval encodes:
- the LOC139889097 gene encoding xyloglucan endotransglucosylase/hydrolase protein 15-like, whose amino-acid sequence MKKTCYLSFNECVTILVMASLVATTFAGNFYDDMDITFGGARAKILNGGQDLTLSLDQYSGSGFQSKHEYLFGRFDMQIKLVPGNSAGTVTTFYLSSQGAAHDEIDFEFLGNSSGNPYTIHTNVFAQGKGDKEQQFHLWFDPSAAFHTYTILWNSQRIIFLIDNIPIRVFNNNEASGVPFPKSQPMRVYASLWNADDWATQGGRVKTDWTKAPFTASYRKFNANANMVVGANQMPTSSGNENQAWSTQGLDAAGRNRLRWVQTKYMIYNYCNDKKRFPNGLPTECKL is encoded by the exons ATGAAGAAAACATGTTATTTAAGCTTTAATGAATGTGTTACTATTCTAGTTATGGCAAGTCTAGTAGCCACAACATTTGCAGGAAACTTTTACGATGATATGGACATCACTTTCGGCGGCGCACGAGCTAAGATACTCAACGGAGGTCAGGATCTCACACTTTCACTTGACCAATATTCCGGCTCGGGATTTCAATCGAAGCATGAGTACTTATTTGGAAGGTTCGACATGCAAATTAAGCTAGTCCCAGGCAACTCTGCTGGCACGGTCACCACTTTTTAC TTATCGTCACAAGGCGCTGCGCATGATGAGATTGACTTCGAGTTCTTGGGTAATTCATCTGGAAACCCCTATACGATTCACACCAACGTATTTGCACAAGGAAAAGGCGACAAGGAACAACAGTTTCACCTTTGGTTCGACCCTAGTGCCGCCTTCCACACCTACACTATTCTATGGAACTCTCAAAGGATCAT ATTCTTGATAGATAATATTCCAATAAGGGTGTTCAACAACAATGAAGCTTCTGGTGTCCCATTTCCTAAGAGCCAACCAATGAGGGTGTATGCAAGCCTTTGGAACGCAGATGATTGGGCAACTCAAGGTGGTCGTGTGAAGACAGACTGGACAAAAGCACCATTCACCGCTTCATATAGAAAATTCAATGCCAATGCGAACATGGTTGTTGGTGCTAATCAAATGCCTACAAGCTCTGGAAATGAAAACCAGGCATGGAGTACTCAAGGACTTGATGCTGCAGGCCGAAACCGACTTCGGTGGGTGCAAACCAAATACATGATCTATAACTACTGTAACGACAAGAAACGCTTCCCCAATGGTCTTCCAACAGAATGCAAGCTCTAG